A genomic region of Leptospira barantonii contains the following coding sequences:
- a CDS encoding type 1 glutamine amidotransferase domain-containing protein: MAAKNKILIPLPSVDFDPSEAAIPWKTLKENGFEVFFATPNGKPGVADFRMVTGKGLGIWKPLLIAHKKARAAYDEMISDPQFQNPISYKDLKPENYEGLILPGGHAPGMKEYLESKELQNFVGSFFATGKPVGAICHGVVLAARSKLPGTDRSILYGKKTTALLKSQEMAAWNLTRLWLGNYYRTYPQSVEEEVKSSLKDPNDFHFGPKPIFRDNHKKLKRGHSLTDGNYVSSRWPGDAHSFVISFMKLF; encoded by the coding sequence CATTCCTCTTCCTTCCGTTGACTTCGATCCTTCCGAAGCCGCAATTCCTTGGAAAACTCTCAAAGAGAACGGTTTCGAAGTTTTTTTTGCGACTCCCAACGGCAAACCCGGCGTTGCGGATTTTAGAATGGTAACTGGAAAAGGACTCGGAATTTGGAAACCGCTTTTGATCGCTCATAAAAAAGCGAGAGCCGCTTATGATGAAATGATTTCGGATCCTCAGTTTCAAAATCCGATTTCCTATAAGGATTTAAAACCCGAGAATTATGAAGGATTGATTCTTCCCGGCGGTCACGCACCCGGAATGAAAGAATACTTGGAATCGAAAGAACTTCAGAACTTTGTTGGGTCGTTCTTTGCGACCGGCAAACCGGTTGGCGCGATTTGTCACGGAGTCGTTTTGGCCGCGCGTAGTAAATTGCCGGGAACGGATCGTTCGATTCTTTACGGAAAAAAAACGACCGCACTTTTGAAATCGCAAGAGATGGCGGCTTGGAATTTAACGAGATTGTGGTTGGGAAATTATTATCGAACCTATCCGCAATCAGTCGAGGAAGAAGTTAAGTCCTCACTGAAAGACCCGAACGATTTTCACTTCGGACCGAAACCGATCTTCCGAGACAATCATAAGAAATTAAAAAGAGGCCATTCGCTCACCGATGGAAATTACGTTTCTTCCAGATGGCCCGGCGACGCGCACTCGTTCGTAATTTCCTTTATGAAATTGTTTTAA